The following are encoded in a window of Staphylococcus piscifermentans genomic DNA:
- a CDS encoding CHAP domain-containing protein, giving the protein MNKIATTTIATLGTGIAALTLSHHDADAAENNNGYNPNDPYSYSYSYTIDQQGNYHYTWKGNWNQDNRYNNNYSTYAKYNNGYSNNNASSYTSNNNYNNYSNYNTANNNYSNYTSYNNNNAGSTPRTGGMGATYSTSDNNVHVTTTSAPKQSSNYSTMANRASSGANYYTSGQCTYYAFDRSGGKVGSTWGNANNWANAAAAAGYTVNNSPAAGAIMQTSQGAYGHVAYVEGVNSNGSIRVSEMNYGYGPGVVTSRTISASQAAGYNYIH; this is encoded by the coding sequence ATGAATAAAATCGCTACAACTACAATCGCTACTTTAGGAACTGGAATCGCAGCTTTAACTTTATCTCATCACGATGCAGATGCAGCTGAAAATAATAATGGATACAACCCTAACGATCCTTACTCATACAGCTACTCATATACAATCGACCAACAAGGTAACTACCACTACACTTGGAAAGGTAACTGGAACCAAGACAACCGTTACAACAATAACTACTCAACTTATGCTAAATACAACAATGGTTACAGCAATAACAATGCTAGCAGCTACACTAGCAACAATAACTACAACAATTACAGCAACTACAACACAGCTAACAACAATTACAGCAATTACACTAGCTATAATAATAATAATGCAGGTTCTACACCACGTACTGGCGGAATGGGTGCTACTTACTCAACATCAGATAACAATGTTCATGTAACTACAACTTCAGCACCTAAACAATCTTCAAACTACAGCACAATGGCTAACCGTGCTTCAAGTGGTGCTAACTACTATACTTCTGGTCAATGTACTTACTACGCATTTGATCGTTCAGGCGGTAAAGTAGGTTCAACTTGGGGCAACGCTAATAACTGGGCTAACGCAGCAGCAGCAGCTGGTTACACAGTAAACAACAGTCCTGCAGCAGGAGCTATCATGCAAACTAGCCAAGGTGCTTATGGCCACGTAGCTTACGTTGAAGGTGTAAACAGCAATGGTTCAATCCGCGTTTCTGAAATGAACTACGGTTATGGTCCTGGTGTTGTAACTTCACGTACTATCTCAGCTAGCCAAGCAGCTGGTTACAACTACATTCACTAA